Proteins encoded in a region of the Hippocampus zosterae strain Florida chromosome 11, ASM2543408v3, whole genome shotgun sequence genome:
- the LOC127610592 gene encoding NK1 transcription factor-related protein 2-like — protein MLDSKHRGVTMTSTHKISFSIVDILDPNKFTSKKASECAKFGVADNESTSLETQSDAEGGDTAEDDQSGHSNHRPVFVDPLMIAQTTERKQCLPEEPEMTVTLQDPPSTHNKRRRADQNGAKPRRARTAFTYEQLVALENKFRATRYLSVCERLNLALSLSLTETQVKIWFQNRRTKWKKQNPGADSTLPPAPAPLISPGQATCGSGQAAFHQSFPNLSSGNVIFHTTAATPLSSSGGLLHPFLSGGFVQPSYFNPHL, from the exons atgctgGATTCTAAGCACCGTGGAGTGACCATGACGTCCACTCACAAAATCTCCTTCTCGATCGTCGACATCCTGGACCCGAACAAATTCACCAGCAAGAAGGCGAGCGAATGCGCCAAGTTTGGAGTGGCGGACAACGAGAGCACTAGTTTGGAGACACAGAGCGACGCGGAAGGAGGCGACACAGCTGAAG ACGACCAGTCAGGACACTCCAATCACCGCCCGGTTTTTGTCGACCCCCTCATGATTGCCCAGACCACCGAGAGAAAGCAGTGCCTGCCCGAGGAGCCGGAGATGACCGTCACCCTGCAGGATCCGCCTTCAACCCACAACAAGAGGCGGCGAGCAGACCAGAACGGCGCCAAGCCCCGCCGCGCCCGGACGGCCTTCACCTACGAACAGCTGGTAGCGCTGGAGAACAAGTTCCGTGCCACTCGGTATCTGTCGGTGTGCGAGAGACTCAATCTAGCGCTGTCCTTGAGTCTGACAGAAACGCAGGTAAAGATTTGGTTCCAGAACAGGCGCACAAAGTGGAAAAAGCAAAACCCCGGCGCGGACAGCACCTTgccgcccgcccccgccccgctCATCAGTCCCGGCCAGGCCACATGCGGCTCGGGCCAGGCCGCCTTCCACCAGTCTTTCCCCAACCTCAGCTCTGGGAATGTTATCTTTCACACGACCGCAGCTACTCCGCTTTCATCCAGCGGAGGGCTCCTGCATCCCTTTCTATCCGGTGGATTTGTGCAGCCCTCCTATTTCAATCCACACCTATGA